In the Nerophis ophidion isolate RoL-2023_Sa linkage group LG01, RoL_Noph_v1.0, whole genome shotgun sequence genome, one interval contains:
- the LOC133553635 gene encoding guanine nucleotide-binding protein subunit alpha-14-like, which produces MRIIHGGGYSEEEKRSYAKLVYQNIYTSMQTMLRAMQALHLTFSHTYNQTCATMILEVEVDRVDDLHQDHVEAIRSLWTDAGMQECYDRRREYQLCDSTKYYLMELDRIAQPCYVPDLQDILRVRVPTTGIIEYPFDMESVIFRMVDVGGQKSERRKWIHCFENVTSIIFLVALSEYDQVLVECDNENRMEESKALFKTIITYSWFQRSSVILFLNKTDILKEKIMHSHLADYFPEFTGPRQDAASAQEFILKMYQEQKPEKDKTLYPHFTCATDTENIRFVFVAVKDTILRHNLKEFNLV; this is translated from the exons ATGAGGATCATCCATGGAGGAGGCTACAGCGAGGAGGAGAAGAGGAGCTACGCTAAGCTGGTCTACCAAAACATCTACACGTCCATGCAGACTATGCTGAGAGCCATGCAGGCACTGCACCTGACATTCTCTCACACATACAACCAg ACCTGCGCCACCATGATCCTGGAGGTGGAGGTGGACAGGGTGGATGACTTGCATCAGGACCACGTGGAAGCCATCAGGAGTCTTTGGACGGACGCTGGCATGCAGGAATGCTACGACCGCCGTCGGGAATACCAGCTGTGTGACTCCACCAAATA TTATTTGATGGAACTAGACCGGATCGCACAACCCTGCTATGTACCCGATCTCCAGGATATCCTGCGGGTCCGAGTTCCCACCACGGGGATCATCGAGTACCCCTTCGACATGGAGAGCGTCATCTTCAG GATGGTGGACGTTGGGGGTCAGAAGTCAGAGCGCAGGAAGTGGATCCACTGCTTTGAGAATGTCACCTCCATAATCTTCCTGGTGGCGCTCAGCGAGTACGACCAGGTTCTGGTGGAATGTGACAACGAG AACCGCATGGAGGAGAGCAAGGCACTTTTTAAGACCATCATCACGTACTCCTGGTTCCAGCGCTCATCCGTCATCCTCTTCCTCAACAAGACCGACATCCTCAAGGAGAAGATCATGCACTCCCACCTGGCGGACTACTTTCCGGAATTCACCG GCCCTCGTCAGGACGCGGCGTCTGCTCAGGAGTTCATCCTGAAGATGTACCAGGAACAAAAACCCGAAAAGGACAAGACGCTCTATCCTCACTTCACCTGCGCTACGGACACGGAGAACATTCGATTTGTCTTTGTGGCGGTCAAAGACACCATCTTGAGACATAACCTGAAGGAGTTCAACCTGGTCTGA